A stretch of Sinimarinibacterium sp. NLF-5-8 DNA encodes these proteins:
- the fliQ gene encoding flagellar biosynthesis protein FliQ — protein sequence MTPETVLTIGRDALLVGIMLGAPMLITALGVGVLVGIFQAATQINEMTLSFIPKALSLAAVAVLFGPWMLRALMEYTKRLVDSIPGLLY from the coding sequence ATGACACCGGAAACTGTTTTGACCATTGGCCGCGATGCGCTGCTGGTCGGGATCATGCTCGGTGCGCCGATGCTGATCACGGCGCTGGGCGTCGGTGTGCTGGTGGGGATCTTTCAGGCCGCAACACAGATCAACGAAATGACCTTGAGTTTTATTCCCAAGGCGTTGTCGCTGGCCGCGGTGGCCGTACTGTTCGGGCCGTGGATGCTGCGCGCGCTGATGGAGTACACCAAGCGCCTGGTCGATAGCATTCCCGGCCTGTTGTACTAG